From the Psilocybe cubensis strain MGC-MH-2018 chromosome 9, whole genome shotgun sequence genome, one window contains:
- a CDS encoding UPF0187 protein (UPF0187 protein sll1024) produces MTTQKSKRSATGKHSLLPASQPGHTHEAVPRVPVYSLIAWTLGRGSVVWRIWPAVLLHTAFAAVIVTLDMRKIICLEVPNVMLTVLGVVIGFVISYRASSGYDRYWTGRTCWSDVIRTSRTLGRLIWFHVPLRLSPKTQQETQSGQLDRPQKELNKVMAEKRMALDLVEGFAVALKHHIRSEVGIYYEDLYHLVRPMHNHHHTADDDNNYGATTSALPSPRKAQRITSQIVNFDTPVTRPVVSSTPSSSSSSRHAYIDIDADPIIPPINAYGTFDPNNLGPASRRRHVDLSESSSISAHNEHRLLMPSSQPPKNDNVMDKVHKDLIPKDLAERTRHALANDNQCFPPGRNWQSPVHPRLYTKSRPKIAGGGENLPLEILRCLSEWISVLDDRGVVQGPTLGPMLGAIAAFEDSLSALERILTTPLPFVYAVHISKVILHLSVRLVAIFGYYAIPGVAIAAFIYLGFLAAGEEIEQPFGYDDNDLDLDLFCHSIIHADIAQLKSSPCLHAYFGPETEQPQLTRHRSLNLSEIAGFDDQDQIPAENVASI; encoded by the exons ATGACAACCCAGAAAAGTAAACGCTCTGCAACAGGAAAGCACTCACTGTTACCTGCTTCCCAACCTGGACATACCCATGAAGCCGTACCGCGCGTACCTGTATATTCTCTTATAGCATGGACATTAGGGAGAGGATCGGTG GTCTGGAGAATCTGGCCAGCTGTACTCTTGCATACAGCTTTTGCGGCAG TCATTGTCACATTGGATATGCGAAAAATTATTTGTCTCGAAGTTCCGAATGTCATGCTGACAGTTCTCG GTGTGGTCATTGGTTTCGTCATCTCATACCGAGCCAGCAGTGG ATACGACAGATATTGGACAGGGAGGACCTGTTGGTCGGACGTCATAAGGACTTCAAGAACTCTCGGTCGTCTCATATGGTTCCATGTCCCTCTCCGACTCTCGCCTAAGACGCAGCAAGAAACTCAGTCAGGACAACTAGACCGCCCCCAGAAGGAGTTAAATAAAGTCATGGCGGAGAAAAGAATGGCATTAGATCTTGTCGAAGG ATTCGCTGTGGCCCTGAAACACCATATACGAA GCGAGGTCGGAATTTACTATGAGGATCTTTATCACTTGGTCCGCCCAATGCACAAC CACCACCATACTGCCGATGATGATAATAATTACGGCGCCACCACTTCTGCCCTTCCGTCTCCGCGCAAGGCCCAACGGATCACATCCCAAATCGTGAATTTTGACACTCCCGTGACGCGTCCTGTCGTGTCGTCAACaccatcgtcgtcttcatcatctcggCATGcatacatcgacatcgacgctGATCCCATTATCCCGCCCATCAACGCATACGGTACATTTGACCCCAATAACCTTGGACCAGCATCACGGCGCCGACATGTTGATCTCTCTGAAAGCTCGAGCATCTCCGCTCATAACGAGCACAGACTACTGATGCCTTCTTCCCAGCCTCCGAAGAACGACAACGTCATGGACAAAGTGCACAAGGATCTCATACC GAAGGATCTTGCGGAGAGAACACGGCAC GCTTTGGCCAATGATAACCAATGTTTTCCCCCTGGCCGTAATTGGCAAAGTCCTGTTCATCCCAGATTATACACTAAAAGTCGCCCCAAAATCGCCGGGGGCGGTGAGAACCTTCCTCTCGAAATTCTGAGATGTCTTAGCGAATGGATTAGTGTACTCGATGATAGAGGGGTTGTACAGG GGCCGACTTTGGGGCCTATGCTAGGTGCCATTGCTGCGTTTGAAGATTCATTATCCG CTCTGGAGCGTATCCTGACAACACCACTGCCATT CGTTTACGCAGTACATATCAG TAAGGTTATCTTACACCTTTCCGTCAGA TTGGTCGCTATCTTCGGATACTACGCTATACCCGGCGTTGCGATCGCTGCGTTTATTTATTTAGGATTCCTCGCGGCTGGTGAAGAGATCGAACAACCGTTTG GCTATGACGAC AATGATCTCGACCTTGATCTCTTCTGTCATTCGATCATCCATGCAGATATTGCGCAGCTGAAATCTTCGCCATGCTTACACGCATACTTTGGACCAGAAACTGAGCAACCGCAGCTTACTCGACATCGCTCATTGAACCTTTCAGAGATTGCTGGCTTCGATGATCAAGATCAAATACCTGCTGAAAATGTGGCTTCCATTTGA
- a CDS encoding Protein fluG: MVSTNQPFQGVKYDVSKGSHGRAIVVEDLTGWGVKYVRIQWVDLTNNIRFRVLPLAYFHKILQTPRPGTSLTKAVLGIVFITVVDGFSPTGEYVYAVDLSTLRLCPYAPGHASVMGWFEEKEPVAGVEGHRSVEVDLCPRTILRRVVEKAEQRCNTQFLIGFETEFILLKKTSPIEAGNSHGWCVASALPTGSAEAQILEEIVDALQARGSDVEVQMYHAEAAPGQYEVVTGPLPPLQAVDALIHTRETIFNIASKHGMRATLAPRVFMDNCGSAAHVHISVHPSSGASPAHLPLSTNSVLTPLESSFLSGVLAHLSSIALLALPTEPSYKRMADGVWSGGTYVCWGRDNREAPLRLCNASSPTSRNFELKTLDGTANPYLAIAAVLGAGLDGIEHGRELKIKECSGEKSAALLGSAGRAELGITERLPLSWKEARVNFEKSELVDEFFGAEFKTKFLAANKTLQEQMSFGLMDDEELKLFVETF; this comes from the exons ATGGTGTCGACAAACCAACCGTTCCAAGGGGTGAAATATGATGTATCCAAAGGATCCCACGGACGTGCTATCGTTGTGGAAGACCTCACAGGATGGGGTGTGAAGTATGTTCGAATCCAATGGGTGGACTTGACGAACAACATCCGCTTTCGCGTTCTCCCTCTTGCGTACTTCCACAAGATACTCCAAACTCCGCGGCCTGGCACCTCGCTCACCAAGGCGGTCCTGGGCATTGTGTTCATCACTGTCGTGGATGGGTTCAG CCCAACGGGAGAGTACGTCTATGCGGTGGATTTGTCGACGTTGAGGTTGTGCCCATATGCGCCAGGCCACGCAAGTGTGATGGGTTGGTTCGAGGAGAAGGAGCCGGTTGCCGGCGTTGAAGGTCATCGATCTGTCGAGGTTGACCTTTGCCCACGGACCATCCTCCGTCGCGTCGTTGA AAAAGCAGAACAACGATGCAATACTCAATTCCTCATCGGATTCGAAACCGAATTTATTCTTCTGAAAAAGACATCGCCAATAGAGGCGGGCAACTCACATGGATGGTGCGTTGCCTCAGCGCTCCCGACAGGATCAGCAGAAGCACAGATACTTGAGGAGATCGTGGACGCGCTACAGGCTCGAGGGTCCGATGTAGAAGTGCAGATGTACCACGCAGAGGCCGCGCCAGGTCAGTATGAGGTTGTAACGGGAccccttcctcctctgcaGGCAGTCGACGCACTCATACACACCCGCGAAACCATTTTCAATATCGCAAGCAAGCATGGCATGAGAGCTACCCTCGCACCACGCGTTTTCATGGACAACT GCGGAAGCGCGGCGCATGTACATATCTCAGTGCACCCTTCCAGTGGAGCGTCACCAGCCCATCTCCCACTGTCTACCAACTCCGTGCTTACCCCTCTCGAATCGTCATTTCTGTCCGGCGTTCTCGCGCATCTCTCATCTATCGCACTCCTTGCCTTGCCTACAGAACCATCTTACAAGCGTATGGCCGACGGTGTCTGGTCCGGAGGGACATACGTTTGCTGGGGCAGAGACAACCGAGAGGCTCCTCTCCGACTGTGCAACGCGTCTTCCCCCACCTCACGTAACTTTGAACTCAAGACGCTGGACGGAACAGCCAACCCATATCTGGCCATAGCTGCTGTTCTGGGTGCTGGCCTTGATGGAATTGAGCATGGGAGGGAGTTGAAGATCAAGGAGTGCAGTGGAGAGAAAAGCGCGGCTCTGTTGGGGTCAGCAGGGAGGGCGGAGCTAGGGATCACTGAGCGGTTACCACTAAGCTGGAAAGAGGCACGGGTCAACTTTGAAAAAAGcgaactcgtcgatgagttTTTCGGTGCTGAATTCAAGACAAAGTTCTTGGCAGCGAACAAG ACTTTGCAAGAACAAATGTCTTTCGGGTTAATGGACGATGAGGAACTAAAACTCTTCGTTGAAACATTTTAA
- a CDS encoding Alpha-L-arabinofuranosidase has product MKSLFALVLLATSSFVAAGPCDIYASGGTPCVAAHSTTRALFNNFSGALYQVRRGSDNATTNISPLSAGGVANAATQDAFCASTTCLITTIFDQTGRGNHLNQAPPGGFSGPEPNGFDNLASATGAPVTLGGHKAYGVFISPGTGYRNNAAKGTAVGDQAQGMYAVFDGTHFNGGCCFDYGNAETSSRDTGNGHMEAIYFGSSTTWGTGSGSGPWIMADLENGLFSGVNVHLNTGDQTINDRFVTAVVKGEPGHWAIRGGNAVSGSLATFWDGSRPSVSGYNPMSKEGAIILGIGGDNSIGAQGTFYEGVMTSGYPSDDTENSVQANIVAAGYATASLTSGPALTVGSSISFRATTACCTTRFIAHTGSAVNTQVVDSSSSTALKQQASWTVRTGLGNSACFSFESRDTPGSFIRHANFALVVNANDGSKLFSEDATFCPQAGLNGQGNTIKSWSFPTRAFRHFNNNLFVASNGGVHDFDSPTLYNDDVSFVISAGFA; this is encoded by the coding sequence ATGAAAAGTTTATTTGCTCTAGTTCTCCTTGCTACCTCCTCTTTTGTCGCTGCAGGGCCTTGCGACATCTACGCCTCAGGTGGCACTCCATGTGTCGCTGCTCACAGTACGACTCGCGCGCTTTTCAACAACTTCAGTGGCGCGCTTTACCAAGTAAGGCGCGGCTCTGACAATGCAACGACAAACATTTCACCATTATCCGCTGGAGGCGTCGCTAATGCTGCCACACAAGATGCCTTCTGCGCTTCAACAACTTGCCTCATCACCACCATATTCGACCAAACTGGACGCGGCAATCACCTTAACCAGGCCCCACCTGGCGGGTTTAGCGGTCCCGAACCCAATGGATTCGACAACCTCGCCAGCGCTACTGGTGCTCCAGTGACATTAGGCGGCCACAAGGCATATGGTGTCTTCATTTCTCCTGGCACTGGATACCGCAACAACGCTGCTAAAGGCACAGCCGTAGGCGACCAGGCTCAGGGCATGTATGCTGTCTTCGACGGGACCCATTTCAATGGTGGCTGCTGTTTTGACTACGGCAACGCAGAGACAAGCAGTCGCGACACAGGCAATGGCCACATGGAGGCCATTTATTTCGGCAGTTCGACGACCTGGGGAACTGGATCTGGCAGTGGTCCTTGGATCATGGCCGATCTAGAGAACGGTTTATTCTCTGGCGTCAATGTCCACCTCAACACTGGAGACCAGACGATCAATGACCGCTTCGTCACTGCCGTCGTCAAAGGGGAGCCTGGTCACTGGGCCATTCGTGGGGGAAATGCTGTTTCAGGGTCGCTCGCAACGTTCTGGGACGGTTCGCGTCCCAGTGTTTCCGGATACAATCCCATGTCGAAAGAGGGAGCTATCATTCTCGGAATCGGTGGTGACAACAGTATCGGCGCACAAGGCACATTCTACGAGGGAGTGATGACATCAGGATACCCTTCGGATGATACTGAGAACTCAGTGCAAGCCAACATTGTAGCTGCAGGTTATGCCACGGCTTCGTTGACCAGCGGCCCCGCTCTCACCGTTGgttcctccatctccttccGGGCAACCACAGCCTGTTGTACGACGCGCTTCATCGCGCACACCGGCAGTGCCGTTAACACCCAAGTCGTCGACTCCTCAAGCAGTACCGCACTCAAGCAGCAGGCGAGCTGGACGGTACGCACCGGCCTGGGAAACAGCGCGTGCTTCTCGTTCGAGTCAAGAGACACCCCTGGAAGCTTCATCAGGCATGCCAACTTCGCCCTCGTTGTGAACGCTAACGACGGCAGCAAGCTGTTCTCCGAAGACGCAACTTTCTGCCCACAAGCAGGGCTCAATGGCCAAGGCAACACAATCAAATCTTGGAGCTTCCCCACACGCGCCTTCCGTCACTTCAACAACAATCTCTTCGTCGCCAGTAATGGCGGTGTTCATGACTTCGACTCCCCTACCCTGTACAATGACGATGTCAGTTTCGTAATCAGCGCCGGTTTTGCTTGA
- a CDS encoding NAD/NADP-dependent indole-3-acetaldehyde reductase, with translation MPKFFKLNTAATIPWLGFGTGTALYKKDAADFVKLAIDNGVTHLDGAQIYDNEESLGRGIANSGKPRSELFVTTKLYLPALEPGETIVESLKKSLSKLKLDYVDLFLVHDPTPARKKGNLAEVWEGMEETYRLGLSKAIGVSNFQVKDLNTVLENAKIVPAVNQIELHPYVWKAAKPIVEFSQVKGIAIQSYGGQTPVARVPDGPLSPVLKQISERLTQTRGKSVTPGQVLSKWLLQKDVIVITTTSKVSRLQEYLDTENVPDLTSEEIHAIEEAGEKLHKRIFMQHAFDE, from the exons ATGCCCAAGTTCTTCAAGCTCAATACCGCTGCAACTATCCCTTGGTTAGGTTTTGGAACGGGCACTGCTCTTTACAAGAAGGATGCTGCTGATTTCGTCAAACTCGCTATTGACAATGGAGTAACACACCTTGATGGTGCCCAGATATACGACAACGAGGAGAGTCTTGGTCGAGGCATCGCAAACTCTGGAAAACCACGCTCAGAGTTATTTGTAACAACAAAACTCTACTTGCCAGCACTTGAACCTGGAGAAACTATCGTCGAATCGCTAAAAAAATCGCTCTCAAAGCTTAAGTTGGACTATGTCGATCTCTTCCTCGTTCACGATCCAACGCCTGCAAGAAAAAAGGGTAACCTTGCTGAGGTATGGGAAGGAATGGAGGAGACATACCGCCTGGGCTTGTCCAAAGCGATTGGAGTATCCAACTTCCAGGTCAAAGATCTCAACACGGTTCTGGAAAACGCAAAGATTGTACCAGCTGTAAACCAG ATTGAACTTCACCCCTATGTGTGGAAAGCGGCCAAACCAATTGTCGAGTTTTCCCAAGTAAAGGGCATAGCGATCCAATCGTATGGTGGCCAGACTCCCGTAGCTCGTGTCCCAGACGGTCCACTGAGTCCCGTACTAAAGCAAATCAGCGAGCGATTAACACAAACGCGTGGAAAATCAGTCACACCTGGACAGGTATTGAGTAAATGGCTGCTTCAGAAAGACGTCATTGTGATTAC GACTACTTCAAAGGTGTCCCGCCTTCAAGAATACTTAGATACTGAGAATGTACCAGACTTGACATCGGAAGAGATACATGCAATTGAAGAAGCTGGAGAAAAGTTGCACAAGAGAATTTTCATGCAACATGCATTCGACGAGTAG
- a CDS encoding Vacuolar protein sorting-associated protein 64, with protein MSTLTIGLSPAPGTFPFTAKNIPISSTKVILGSIEVTEPGKAARIPSTNNGWFPPKSTDSVTGVSPLPLSSSHAYIWCDGGKVYIRDLDSAFGTFVNGMRISNDTVLKSGDTISLGSRIVRNEKTPAYITDLHVSPIIATVSIKGSRS; from the exons ATGTCTACATTGACCATTGGTTTATCACCTGCCCCCGGAACATTTCCATTCACGGCCAAGAACATCCCAATTTCATCAACAAAGGTCATTTTAGGGTCCATTGAAGTAACAGAGCCAGGCAAAGCAGCGCGTATACCATCGACCAACAATGGCTGGTTCCCTCCTAAATCCACAGACTCAGTCACAGGGgtctctcctctccctctgAGCTCATCCCACGCATACATCTGGTGCGACGGTGGAAAG GTCTATATCCGAGACTTGGACTCTGCTTTCGGAACATTTGTCAATGGAATGAGAATATCAAACGACACTGTTCTCAAATCAGGCGACACCATC AGCCTTGGTTCCCGGATTGTACGAAACGAGAAAACACCTGCATATATCACCGACCTTCACGTCAGCCCCATTATTGCAACTGTGTCGATAAAAGGTTCACGATCATAA